One segment of Curtobacterium sp. MR_MD2014 DNA contains the following:
- the rpsL gene encoding 30S ribosomal protein S12 has product MPTIQQLVRKGRTPKVVKTKAPALKANPQQRGVCTRVYTTTPKKPNSALRKVARVKLSNGTEVTAYIPGEGHNLQEHSMVLVRGGRVKDLPGVRYKIIRGALDTQAVKNRKQARSRYGAKKG; this is encoded by the coding sequence TTGCCTACCATCCAGCAGCTCGTTCGCAAGGGTCGTACGCCCAAGGTCGTCAAGACCAAGGCGCCGGCACTGAAGGCGAACCCCCAGCAGCGTGGTGTCTGCACCCGCGTCTACACCACCACCCCCAAGAAGCCGAACTCGGCCCTGCGCAAGGTCGCTCGTGTCAAGCTCTCGAACGGCACCGAGGTCACGGCCTACATCCCCGGTGAGGGCCACAACCTGCAGGAGCACTCGATGGTGCTCGTCCGCGGCGGTCGTGTGAAGGACCTCCCCGGTGTGCGCTACAAGATCATCCGCGGTGCCCTGGACACCCAGGCCGTCAAGAACCGTAAGCAGGCCCGCAGCCGCTACGGCGCGAAGAAGGGTTGA
- the rplV gene encoding 50S ribosomal protein L22, which translates to MVESIARVRHIRVTPQKARRVIELIRGKQAHEALAILKFAPQGASEPVYKLVASAIANARVKADSTNSFLDERDLYVSRVFVDEGTTLKRFQPRAQGRAFRINKRTSHITVVLATPDEAEAAATSKKASK; encoded by the coding sequence ATGGTGGAGTCGATCGCACGCGTGCGACACATCCGCGTCACGCCTCAGAAGGCCCGTCGCGTCATCGAGCTGATCCGCGGCAAGCAGGCCCACGAGGCCCTCGCCATCCTGAAGTTCGCCCCCCAGGGCGCTTCGGAGCCCGTGTACAAGCTGGTCGCCTCGGCGATCGCGAACGCACGTGTCAAGGCGGACTCGACGAACAGCTTCCTCGACGAGCGCGACCTCTACGTGAGCCGCGTCTTCGTCGACGAGGGCACGACCCTGAAGCGGTTCCAGCCGCGTGCCCAGGGCCGCGCCTTCCGCATCAACAAGCGCACCAGCCACATCACGGTCGTCCTCGCGACGCCGGACGAGGCCGAGGCTGCCGCGACGAGCAAGAAGGCGAGCAAGTAA
- a CDS encoding DUF6121 family protein encodes MSRWLIATMTSVLFIALVIAVTGFEALLADVEAIPQPDASPYLGPTMVVAAAAVVFLATAAGIREGNPGVTGLVAAAGTYLVMLGTGAIGYSMTRGDGTELLVFPAGSALSPFVVGSVVVALLCVVGGVSAARYQARQRPAGATPGVEGDRR; translated from the coding sequence ATGTCCCGGTGGCTGATCGCGACGATGACGTCGGTCCTCTTCATCGCGCTCGTCATCGCGGTGACGGGCTTCGAAGCCCTGCTCGCCGACGTCGAGGCGATCCCGCAGCCGGACGCGAGTCCCTACCTCGGCCCCACGATGGTGGTCGCGGCGGCCGCGGTCGTGTTCCTCGCCACCGCCGCGGGCATCCGCGAGGGCAACCCGGGCGTCACCGGGCTCGTCGCCGCTGCCGGTACGTACCTCGTCATGCTCGGCACGGGTGCGATCGGGTACTCGATGACGCGGGGCGACGGTACCGAGCTCCTCGTGTTCCCGGCGGGGTCCGCGTTGAGCCCGTTCGTCGTGGGGTCCGTCGTCGTGGCGCTGCTCTGCGTCGTCGGCGGCGTCTCCGCCGCCCGCTACCAGGCCCGGCAGCGTCCGGCGGGCGCGACCCCCGGCGTGGAGGGCGACCGCCGCTAG
- the rplW gene encoding 50S ribosomal protein L23, with protein MSGFNKDPRDIIISPVVSEKSYGLIDQGKYTFIVDPRSNKTEIKLAIEKIFDVKVASINTLNRPGKTRRTKFGLGKRKDTKRAIVTLKSGSIDIFTAVG; from the coding sequence ATGAGCGGCTTCAACAAGGACCCGCGCGACATCATCATCTCGCCGGTCGTCTCGGAGAAGAGCTACGGCCTGATCGACCAGGGCAAGTACACGTTCATCGTGGACCCCCGCTCGAACAAGACCGAGATCAAGCTCGCCATCGAGAAGATCTTCGACGTCAAGGTCGCGAGCATCAACACGCTGAACCGTCCGGGCAAGACCCGTCGCACGAAGTTCGGCCTGGGCAAGCGCAAGGACACCAAGCGCGCCATCGTGACGCTCAAGTCCGGTTCGATCGACATCTTCACGGCTGTCGGCTGA
- the rpsG gene encoding 30S ribosomal protein S7, translating into MPRKGPAPKRPVVADPVYGAPIVSQLVNKILLDGKKGLAERIVYDALEGVTAKNQQDAVATLKKALDNVRPTLEVRSRRVGGSTYQVPVEVKPHRANTLALRWLTSYAKARREKTMTERLMNEILDASNGLGAAVKRREDTHKMAESNKAFAHYRW; encoded by the coding sequence ATGCCTCGTAAGGGTCCCGCCCCGAAGCGTCCCGTCGTCGCCGACCCGGTGTACGGCGCGCCGATCGTCTCGCAGCTCGTCAACAAGATCCTCCTGGACGGCAAGAAGGGCCTCGCCGAGCGCATCGTCTACGATGCACTCGAGGGCGTCACCGCCAAGAACCAGCAGGACGCCGTCGCGACGCTGAAGAAGGCGCTCGACAACGTCCGTCCGACCCTCGAGGTCCGCAGCCGCCGCGTCGGTGGCTCGACCTACCAGGTCCCGGTCGAGGTCAAGCCGCACCGCGCGAACACCCTCGCGCTCCGCTGGCTCACCTCGTACGCCAAGGCCCGTCGCGAGAAGACGATGACCGAGCGTCTCATGAACGAGATCCTCGACGCGTCGAACGGTCTCGGTGCCGCGGTCAAGCGCCGTGAGGACACGCACAAGATGGCCGAGTCGAACAAGGCCTTCGCCCACTACCGCTGGTAA
- a CDS encoding DarT ssDNA thymidine ADP-ribosyltransferase family protein, whose protein sequence is MTDECIHGFPTELCDICSPRQAEVPAVPTTPTPRRTRITTDLRSTPAPARGSSSLRSPAAPELPEPRVFASLRAHHATHVDNLSSIVAEGAILAADAAAPVVDVSSAETRAARAEASAPDGGPVSGHVPFTLSPDATRWDELRHGAEGTRWSDAARRTRATEYVVLVVPVSAFGASVIVADQDADADDVRFAVGPEAATNLIRRTDFTDPDMHGLELLAGPRVPFSSVAVIGVPNDRVRQQVKSLLAQHRVTGPRVAVFPPWFVPPVPEEF, encoded by the coding sequence GTGACCGACGAGTGCATCCACGGTTTCCCCACCGAGCTCTGCGACATCTGCTCTCCCCGACAGGCCGAGGTGCCTGCCGTCCCCACCACGCCGACGCCCCGTCGGACCCGCATCACCACCGACCTCCGCTCCACCCCGGCGCCCGCGCGCGGCTCGTCGTCGCTCCGGTCTCCCGCGGCTCCCGAGCTGCCGGAGCCCCGCGTCTTCGCGTCGCTCCGCGCGCACCACGCCACCCACGTCGACAACCTGTCGTCGATCGTCGCCGAGGGTGCGATCCTCGCTGCCGACGCGGCCGCCCCGGTCGTCGACGTCAGCTCGGCCGAGACGCGGGCCGCCCGCGCCGAGGCGAGTGCTCCCGACGGCGGACCCGTCTCCGGGCACGTGCCCTTCACCCTCTCGCCCGACGCCACCCGCTGGGACGAGCTCCGTCACGGTGCCGAGGGCACCCGGTGGTCGGACGCCGCCCGCCGCACCCGCGCGACCGAGTACGTCGTGCTCGTCGTGCCGGTGTCCGCGTTCGGCGCGTCGGTGATCGTGGCCGACCAGGACGCCGACGCCGACGACGTGCGGTTCGCCGTCGGTCCCGAGGCCGCGACGAACCTGATCCGCCGGACCGACTTCACCGACCCGGACATGCACGGGCTCGAGCTGCTCGCCGGGCCTCGGGTGCCGTTCTCGTCCGTCGCCGTGATCGGTGTGCCGAACGACCGCGTCCGACAGCAGGTCAAGTCGCTGCTCGCGCAGCACCGGGTCACCGGGCCCCGCGTCGCGGTCTTCCCGCCCTGGTTCGTCCCGCCCGTGCCCGAGGAGTTCTGA
- the rplD gene encoding 50S ribosomal protein L4 produces MATETATTIDVLDATGAVAGSIELPAALFDVETNVPLIHQVVTAQLAAARQGTHKTKNRGEVRGAGRKPFKQKGTGRSRQGSVRAPEHTGGGVVHGPTPRDYSQRTPKKMIAAALLGSLSDRARGGRISAVESFVAAEVPSTKTARTLIEKVAPVKNVLVVLESDDELTLKSIRNLPGVHALSYGQLNAYDVLKSDALVFSKSALDAFIASKTAKEISA; encoded by the coding sequence ATGGCCACCGAGACCGCAACCACGATCGACGTCCTCGACGCGACCGGAGCCGTCGCCGGCAGCATCGAGCTGCCCGCCGCGCTCTTCGACGTCGAGACCAACGTCCCGCTGATCCACCAGGTCGTCACCGCGCAGCTCGCCGCCGCGCGTCAGGGCACCCACAAGACCAAGAACCGCGGCGAGGTCCGCGGTGCTGGTCGCAAGCCGTTCAAGCAGAAGGGCACCGGCCGCTCCCGTCAGGGTTCGGTCCGCGCTCCGGAGCACACCGGCGGTGGCGTCGTCCACGGACCGACCCCGCGCGACTACTCGCAGCGCACCCCGAAGAAGATGATCGCCGCAGCCCTGCTCGGCTCGCTCTCGGACCGCGCCCGCGGTGGCCGCATCTCCGCTGTCGAGTCCTTCGTCGCGGCCGAGGTGCCGTCGACCAAGACCGCTCGCACGCTCATCGAGAAGGTCGCGCCCGTCAAGAACGTGCTCGTCGTGCTCGAGTCGGACGACGAGCTCACGCTCAAGTCGATCCGCAACCTGCCGGGTGTCCACGCACTCTCGTACGGCCAGCTCAACGCCTACGACGTGCTCAAGTCGGATGCCCTCGTCTTCAGCAAGAGCGCACTCGACGCCTTCATCGCGTCGAAGACCGCGAAGGAGATCTCCGCATGA
- the rplB gene encoding 50S ribosomal protein L2 — protein sequence MAIRNYKPTTPGRRGSSVADFAEITRSTPEKSLLRPLPKTGGRNSSGRITTRHIGGGHKRQYRVIDFRRHDKDGVDAKVAHIEYDPNRTARIALLHYVDGTKRYIIAPNKLKQGDVIEQGPGADIKPGNNLPLRNIPVGTVIHAIELRPGGGAKMARSAGASVRLVAKDGPYAQLRLPSGEVRNVDARCRATIGEVGNAEQSNINWGKAGRMRWKGVRPTVRGVAMNPVDHPHGGGEGKTSGGRHPVSPWGQAEGRTRKPNKPSDKLIVRRRNAGKKRK from the coding sequence ATGGCTATTCGTAACTACAAGCCGACGACCCCCGGTCGTCGCGGCTCGTCGGTCGCCGACTTCGCTGAGATCACCCGTTCGACGCCGGAGAAGTCGCTGCTTCGTCCGCTGCCGAAGACCGGTGGCCGCAACAGCTCGGGCCGCATCACCACCCGCCACATCGGTGGTGGCCACAAGCGCCAGTACCGCGTGATCGACTTCCGTCGTCACGACAAGGACGGCGTGGACGCCAAGGTCGCACACATCGAGTACGACCCGAACCGCACCGCGCGCATCGCGCTCCTGCACTACGTCGACGGCACGAAGCGCTACATCATCGCGCCGAACAAGCTCAAGCAGGGCGACGTCATCGAGCAGGGCCCCGGCGCCGACATCAAGCCCGGCAACAACCTGCCGCTGCGCAACATCCCCGTGGGTACGGTCATCCACGCGATCGAGCTCCGCCCCGGTGGCGGCGCGAAGATGGCGCGTTCGGCCGGTGCCTCGGTCCGTCTCGTCGCCAAGGACGGCCCCTACGCGCAGCTCCGCCTGCCGTCGGGCGAGGTCCGCAACGTCGACGCCCGCTGCCGCGCCACGATCGGCGAGGTCGGCAACGCCGAGCAGTCCAACATCAACTGGGGCAAGGCCGGCCGCATGCGCTGGAAGGGCGTCCGCCCGACCGTGCGTGGTGTCGCGATGAACCCGGTCGACCACCCGCACGGTGGTGGTGAGGGCAAGACGTCCGGTGGTCGTCACCCGGTCAGCCCCTGGGGCCAGGCCGAGGGTCGTACGCGCAAGCCGAACAAGCCGAGCGACAAGCTCATCGTCCGTCGCCGTAACGCCGGCAAGAAGCGCAAGTAG
- the tuf gene encoding elongation factor Tu, with translation MAKAKFERTKPHVNIGTIGHVDHGKTTLTAAITKVLHDQYPDLNEARDFAQIDSAPEERDRGITINISHVEYQTDKRHYAHVDAPGHADYVKNMITGAAQMDGAILVVAATDGPMPQTREHVLLARQVGVPYIVVALNKSDMVDDEEILELVELEVRELLGSQEFDEDAPVVQVSALKALEGDEKWVKSVQDLMSAVDENVPDPVRATDQPFLMPIEDVFTITGRGTVVTGRVERGTLDLNSEVEIVGIRPTQKTTVTGIEMFRKLLDKAEAGDNTGLLIRGLKREDVERGQVVVKPGSVTPHTEFKANAYILTKEEGGRHNPFYANYRPQFYFRTTDVTGVITLPEGTEMVMPGDTVAMSVELIQPIAMEAGLRFAIREGGRTVGAGTVEEIVK, from the coding sequence GTGGCCAAGGCCAAGTTCGAGCGGACCAAGCCGCACGTCAACATCGGAACCATCGGTCACGTCGACCACGGCAAGACCACGCTCACGGCGGCGATCACCAAGGTTCTGCACGACCAGTACCCGGACCTCAACGAGGCCCGTGACTTCGCTCAGATCGACAGCGCTCCCGAGGAGCGCGACCGCGGCATCACGATCAACATCTCCCACGTCGAGTACCAGACCGACAAGCGCCACTACGCGCACGTCGACGCTCCGGGTCACGCCGACTACGTGAAGAACATGATCACCGGTGCGGCGCAGATGGACGGCGCGATCCTCGTGGTCGCCGCCACCGACGGCCCGATGCCCCAGACGCGTGAGCACGTGCTGCTCGCCCGCCAGGTCGGCGTCCCCTACATCGTCGTCGCGCTGAACAAGTCCGACATGGTGGACGACGAGGAGATCCTGGAGCTCGTCGAGCTCGAGGTCCGTGAGCTCCTCGGCTCGCAGGAGTTCGACGAGGACGCCCCCGTCGTGCAGGTCTCGGCGCTCAAGGCGCTCGAGGGCGACGAGAAGTGGGTCAAGTCCGTCCAGGACCTGATGTCCGCCGTCGACGAGAACGTCCCGGACCCGGTGCGCGCCACCGACCAGCCGTTCCTCATGCCGATCGAGGACGTCTTCACGATCACCGGTCGTGGCACCGTCGTCACCGGTCGTGTCGAGCGTGGCACGCTGGACCTCAACTCCGAGGTCGAGATCGTCGGCATCCGCCCGACGCAGAAGACCACGGTCACGGGCATCGAGATGTTCCGCAAGCTGCTGGACAAGGCTGAGGCGGGCGACAACACCGGTCTCCTCATCCGTGGCCTCAAGCGCGAGGACGTCGAGCGCGGCCAGGTCGTCGTGAAGCCGGGTTCGGTCACGCCGCACACCGAGTTCAAGGCGAACGCGTACATCCTGACCAAGGAAGAGGGCGGTCGTCACAACCCGTTCTACGCGAACTACCGTCCGCAGTTCTACTTCCGCACCACGGACGTCACCGGCGTCATCACGCTGCCCGAGGGCACCGAGATGGTCATGCCCGGCGACACCGTCGCCATGTCGGTCGAGCTGATCCAGCCGATCGCGATGGAGGCCGGCCTCCGCTTCGCCATCCGTGAGGGTGGCCGCACGGTCGGCGCCGGTACGGTCGAGGAGATCGTCAAGTAA
- the rpsS gene encoding 30S ribosomal protein S19 has translation MPRSLKKGPFVDEHLLRKVVTQNEANTKNVIRTWSRRSMIVPNMLGHTIAVHDGRKHIPVFVTESMVGHKLGEFAPTRTFRGHVKDDKKGRRR, from the coding sequence ATGCCACGCAGTCTGAAGAAGGGCCCCTTCGTCGACGAGCACCTGCTCCGCAAGGTCGTCACGCAGAACGAGGCCAACACCAAGAACGTGATCCGTACCTGGTCGCGTCGCTCGATGATCGTCCCGAACATGCTCGGACACACGATCGCCGTGCACGACGGCCGCAAGCACATCCCGGTGTTCGTCACCGAGTCGATGGTCGGTCACAAGCTCGGCGAGTTCGCGCCGACCCGCACCTTCCGTGGTCACGTGAAGGACGACAAGAAGGGCCGTCGCCGCTAA
- a CDS encoding DNA topoisomerase IB: MTRLRRSATNGRGYHRVRSGKGFSYRDPDGKTVTDEAVRQRLEDLVIPPAWDDVWISPYENGHILATGKDGVGRRQYMYHPGWRERMDRIKYDRALALAESLPSARRMVTQDLRRPEPDRRRALAAAFRMLDQGSLRVGSERYATEHGSRGLSTLLCAHAHVSGDDIELDFPGKSGQEWSSTIHDHDLARVIAGMKRRGPNARLLSFRDGRGAEWEPLAAEDINEYVKERAGDEFTAKDFRTLHGTVAAAVDLARTGPQPSEAKRKKAVSHAVKAASEELGNTPTVCRQSYIDPRLLDAYQHGETIDPERLHAAESEVRALLYRQ; this comes from the coding sequence GTGACCCGTCTCCGCCGCTCCGCGACCAACGGTCGTGGCTACCACCGCGTCCGCAGCGGCAAGGGCTTCTCGTACCGCGACCCGGACGGGAAGACCGTCACGGACGAGGCCGTCCGGCAGCGCCTCGAGGACCTCGTGATCCCGCCGGCCTGGGACGACGTGTGGATCTCGCCGTACGAGAACGGGCACATCCTCGCGACCGGCAAGGACGGCGTCGGCCGCCGCCAGTACATGTACCACCCCGGCTGGCGCGAGCGGATGGACCGCATCAAGTACGACCGCGCGCTGGCCCTGGCGGAGTCGCTGCCGTCCGCACGACGGATGGTCACACAGGACCTGCGACGGCCCGAGCCCGACCGCCGACGTGCCCTCGCCGCGGCCTTCCGGATGCTCGACCAGGGCTCGCTCCGGGTCGGGTCCGAGCGGTACGCCACCGAGCACGGCAGCCGCGGGCTGTCGACGCTGCTCTGTGCGCACGCGCACGTGTCCGGCGACGACATCGAGCTCGACTTCCCGGGCAAGAGCGGCCAGGAGTGGTCCTCGACCATCCACGACCACGACCTCGCGCGGGTGATCGCCGGGATGAAGCGGCGTGGCCCGAACGCCCGCCTGCTGTCGTTCCGCGACGGACGGGGTGCGGAGTGGGAGCCCCTCGCCGCCGAGGACATCAACGAGTACGTGAAGGAGCGCGCCGGCGACGAGTTCACGGCGAAGGACTTCCGCACCCTGCACGGCACGGTGGCCGCCGCCGTGGACCTCGCGCGCACCGGACCCCAACCCAGCGAGGCGAAGCGCAAGAAGGCCGTCTCGCACGCGGTGAAGGCCGCGAGCGAGGAGCTGGGCAACACGCCGACCGTGTGCCGGCAGAGCTACATCGACCCGCGGCTGCTCGACGCGTACCAGCACGGCGAGACCATCGACCCCGAGCGCCTGCACGCAGCCGAGTCCGAGGTGCGTGCCCTGCTCTACCGACAGTGA
- the rplC gene encoding 50S ribosomal protein L3, which translates to MANSTKTVKGLLGKKLGMTQVWDENNKFIPVTVIEVGPNVVTQIRNVERDGYEAIQIAAGAIDPRKVNKPAAGHFEAAGVTPRRTLTEIRTNDSAEYTLGQELTVDTFEAGQKVDVVGTSKGKGFAGVMKRHGFAGVSASHGAHRNHRKPGSIGASSTPSRVFKGMRMAGRMGGERVTVLNLTVHAVDAEKGLLLVKGAVPGARGRSVFVRTAVKGK; encoded by the coding sequence ATGGCGAACTCAACCAAGACCGTCAAGGGCCTCCTCGGCAAGAAGCTCGGGATGACCCAGGTGTGGGACGAGAACAACAAGTTCATCCCCGTCACCGTGATCGAGGTCGGCCCGAACGTGGTCACCCAGATCCGCAACGTCGAGCGCGACGGCTACGAGGCGATCCAGATCGCCGCCGGTGCCATCGACCCGCGCAAGGTGAACAAGCCGGCCGCCGGCCACTTCGAGGCTGCCGGTGTGACCCCGCGTCGCACCCTCACCGAGATCCGCACCAACGACTCCGCCGAGTACACGCTCGGCCAGGAGCTCACCGTCGACACCTTCGAGGCCGGCCAGAAGGTCGACGTCGTCGGGACGTCGAAGGGCAAGGGCTTCGCCGGTGTCATGAAGCGCCACGGCTTCGCCGGTGTGTCCGCTTCGCACGGTGCCCACCGCAACCACCGCAAGCCCGGTTCGATCGGTGCTTCGTCGACCCCGTCGCGTGTCTTCAAGGGCATGCGCATGGCCGGCCGCATGGGTGGCGAGCGCGTGACCGTCCTCAACCTCACGGTGCACGCCGTCGACGCCGAGAAGGGTCTGCTGCTCGTCAAGGGCGCCGTCCCCGGTGCGCGCGGTCGCTCCGTCTTCGTCCGCACCGCCGTGAAGGGTAAGTGA
- the rpsJ gene encoding 30S ribosomal protein S10, which translates to MAGQKIRIRLKSYDHEVIDTSARKIVDTVTRAGATVVGPVPLPTEKNVVTVIRSPHKYKDSREHFEKRTHKRVIDIVDPTPKAVDSLMRLDLPADVNIEIKL; encoded by the coding sequence ATGGCGGGACAGAAGATCCGCATCCGGCTCAAGTCGTACGACCACGAGGTCATCGACACGTCGGCCCGGAAGATCGTCGACACGGTGACCCGTGCCGGTGCGACCGTGGTCGGCCCGGTGCCGCTCCCCACCGAGAAGAACGTGGTCACCGTGATCCGTTCTCCCCACAAGTACAAGGACTCGCGCGAGCACTTCGAGAAGCGCACGCACAAGCGGGTCATCGACATCGTCGACCCGACGCCGAAGGCCGTCGACTCGCTCATGCGACTCGACCTCCCGGCTGACGTCAACATCGAGATCAAGCTGTAA
- the fusA gene encoding elongation factor G, which yields MAQDVLTDLNKVRNIGIMAHIDAGKTTTTERILFYTGITHKIGEVHDGAATMDWMAQEQERGITITSAATTCFWDNNQINIIDTPGHVDFTVEVERSLRVLDGAVAVFDGKEGVEPQSETVWRQADKYDVPRICFVNKMDKLGADFYFTVDTIINRLGAEPLVLQLPIGAENDFVGVIDLIEMHAKVWPGDAKGDVTMGAQYEVQEIPADLQDRAEEYRAKLIERVAETDDALLEKFFGGEELTKDEIKGAIRKLTIASEVYPVLCGSAFKNRGVQPMLDAVIDYLPSPLDVPPMIGHDVKDEEKEIIRKPDATEPFSALAFKVAVHPFFGRLTYVRVYSGSIESGAQVINSTKGKKERIGKIFQMHSNKENPVDNVTAGHIYAVIGLKDTTTGDTLCDPSDQVVLESMTFPEPVIEVAIEPNTKADQEKLSTAIQKLAEEDPTFRVELNAETGQTTIKGMGELHLDILVDRMKREFKVEASVGKPQVAYRETLTKVVERYDYTHKKQTGGSGQFAKVQIALEPMEVTAEKVYEFENAVTGGRVPREYIPSVDAGIQDAMQVGILAGYPTVGVKAILKDGAAHDVDSSEMAFKIAGSIAYKEAARKAGPAILEPIMAVEVRTPEEYMGDVIGDLNSRRGQIASMEDASGVKVVRASVPLSEMFGYVGDLRSKTSGRAVYSMTFETYSQVPAKVAEEIIAKNSGE from the coding sequence GTGGCACAGGACGTGCTCACCGACCTGAACAAGGTCCGCAACATCGGCATCATGGCGCACATCGATGCCGGCAAGACCACGACGACCGAGCGCATCCTGTTCTACACGGGCATCACGCACAAGATCGGTGAGGTCCACGACGGCGCCGCGACGATGGACTGGATGGCGCAGGAGCAGGAGCGCGGCATCACGATCACGTCGGCCGCGACGACCTGCTTCTGGGACAACAACCAGATCAACATCATCGACACCCCCGGTCACGTGGACTTCACGGTCGAGGTGGAGCGCTCGCTCCGCGTCCTCGACGGTGCCGTCGCCGTCTTCGACGGCAAGGAGGGCGTCGAGCCCCAGTCCGAGACCGTGTGGCGTCAGGCGGACAAGTACGACGTCCCGCGCATCTGCTTCGTCAACAAGATGGACAAGCTCGGCGCTGACTTCTACTTCACCGTCGACACGATCATCAACCGCCTCGGTGCGGAGCCGCTCGTGCTCCAGCTCCCGATCGGTGCCGAGAACGACTTCGTCGGCGTCATCGACCTCATCGAGATGCACGCCAAGGTCTGGCCCGGCGACGCCAAGGGTGACGTGACCATGGGCGCCCAGTACGAGGTCCAGGAGATCCCGGCTGACCTCCAGGACCGCGCCGAGGAGTACCGCGCGAAGCTGATCGAGCGCGTCGCCGAGACCGACGACGCCCTGCTCGAGAAGTTCTTCGGTGGCGAGGAGCTCACCAAGGACGAGATCAAGGGCGCGATCCGCAAGCTCACGATCGCCTCCGAGGTCTACCCCGTCCTCTGCGGCTCGGCCTTCAAGAACCGCGGCGTCCAGCCGATGCTCGACGCGGTCATCGACTACCTCCCGTCCCCGCTCGACGTGCCGCCGATGATCGGCCACGACGTCAAGGACGAGGAGAAGGAGATCATCCGCAAGCCCGACGCCACCGAGCCGTTCTCGGCCCTGGCGTTCAAGGTCGCGGTGCACCCCTTCTTCGGTCGTCTGACCTACGTCCGCGTGTACTCCGGCTCGATCGAGTCCGGTGCCCAGGTCATCAACTCGACCAAGGGCAAGAAGGAGCGCATCGGCAAGATCTTCCAGATGCACTCCAACAAGGAGAACCCGGTCGACAACGTCACCGCCGGTCACATCTACGCGGTCATCGGCCTCAAGGACACCACCACCGGTGACACCCTGTGCGACCCGTCGGACCAGGTCGTCCTCGAGTCGATGACGTTCCCGGAGCCGGTGATCGAGGTCGCCATCGAGCCGAACACGAAGGCCGACCAGGAGAAGCTCTCCACGGCCATCCAGAAGCTCGCGGAAGAGGACCCGACGTTCCGCGTCGAGCTCAACGCCGAGACCGGTCAGACGACGATCAAGGGCATGGGCGAGCTCCACCTCGACATCCTCGTCGACCGCATGAAGCGCGAGTTCAAGGTCGAGGCGTCCGTCGGCAAGCCGCAGGTGGCCTACCGCGAGACCCTGACCAAGGTCGTCGAGCGCTACGACTACACGCACAAGAAGCAGACCGGTGGTTCCGGCCAGTTCGCGAAGGTGCAGATCGCCCTCGAGCCGATGGAAGTCACGGCCGAGAAGGTCTACGAGTTCGAGAACGCCGTCACCGGTGGTCGCGTCCCGCGTGAGTACATCCCGTCGGTCGACGCCGGTATCCAGGACGCCATGCAGGTCGGCATCCTCGCCGGGTACCCGACCGTCGGCGTGAAGGCCATCCTCAAGGACGGCGCGGCGCACGACGTCGACTCGTCCGAGATGGCGTTCAAGATCGCCGGTTCCATCGCCTACAAGGAGGCCGCCCGCAAGGCCGGCCCGGCCATCCTCGAGCCGATCATGGCCGTCGAGGTGCGTACTCCCGAGGAGTACATGGGCGACGTCATCGGTGACCTGAACTCCCGTCGTGGCCAGATCGCCTCGATGGAGGACGCCTCGGGCGTCAAGGTGGTCCGCGCGAGCGTGCCGCTGTCCGAGATGTTCGGCTACGTCGGGGACCTCCGGTCCAAGACCTCTGGTCGTGCGGTCTACTCGATGACCTTCGAGACCTACAGCCAGGTCCCGGCCAAGGTCGCCGAGGAGATCATCGCGAAGAACAGCGGAGAGTAA